The sequence CGGAGGTGGTTTGGGAGCGATAACTGGAATACTTGTGTACTCCAAAAAGTACAAAGTTTCATTCATTTGGTTGCTAGATAGAATTGTTATTCCAGCGGCTCTATTCGGTTTTTTCGTTAGGATCGCAAACTTCCTAAATTCAGAAGTAGTTGGTTCCAAGTTAGTTGCGCCATGGGCTATAACCTTTGAGAAACTTGATGGCATTCCTCGGCATCCCGCTCAATTGTACGAAGCGACGGGATATCTAATGATATTTCTATTACTATTTTTCTTATATACAAAGACCAAGATAAGGGTTTATCCCGGTGCAATCGCTGGGGGCTTTCTCACTATGACCTTTACAGTGCGTTTCTTTGTTGAGTTTGTTAAGGAGCCCCAAGCATCCTATTCATTGGATTTCAGTTTAAACACCGGTCAAATTCTTAGCCTACCTTTTATGGTAATAGGTGCTGTCGTTCTAATATCAACGGGGCTTCGTGCTAGAAATGGCTTATAACAAACAAATCTTGCGGATCGGTTCCCTTTCGCTTCCCTTCTGTCGCCCGAAAATTTGGGCGTTAGGCATTCCATGATCAAAAACATATTACTAGAAAATCTAAGTCAGCCTGAAGTTCTGGAAGAGGCTTATCATTCTTCACCTCAAGAATTTGAGTCGCAACTTAAAGAAGCGCTTGAGAATAACTATGACTCGGAGACCCTAAGGGTCTGGGATGCTAGGCTGTCCTATTTTCCTCCTGTGTTACCGCAACGGATTTCTGTTGGTTTGCTAGTCCTTTTTTGTCTTGTTGCGGTCTGCTTTGCAAAACTACCGTCTTTTCTACCTATCGATGGCGATTGGTTTTACCCGCGATTTATTCCAATAGTGGTTATTAGCGCTGTAATTTCATATTTTATTAAAACCACTGAATCTAGTAGTAAAGTTTTTAAGGTTGTCATAGTTGGAATATCCGCTAGTTCCATTTATTTGGCTATTCTCCCTGAGAGTAAAGGCTCTGCCTCTATAACAATGGCGTTAGTTCACTTACCGATGTTTTCTTTATCTCTAATGGCTGCTAGCTTTATGGGTGATAATTGGAGGAGTGTAGAATCTAGGTTGAATTTCATTAGGTACTTGGGTGAAATGGGAATATATTCCATTTTAATTTTATTGGGTGGTATGGTTTTAACCGGCATTACGTTGGGTCTATTCTCTTTAATAGGGTTATCCATAGAGCAGTGGTACATGGAGTATGTTGTTGTGCTCGGTCTTATTTCAACGCCTCTAGTTGCAACATACTTATTTGACTCAATTCAAAAGAGACAAGGTAAATTCGCATCAATATTGTCAAATGTGTTTTCACCGCTGTTCCTAATTACAGTTATCGCATACCTGTTAGCTACCCTATATCAAGGTAAAAGCCCATTCACAGATAGAGAGTTTCTTATTACCTTTAATGGACTTCTTGTTGTGATTTTAGCTTTGACAATTCTTTCAATTTCTGGAAAAAAGAGAGCTGTAGGAGCCACAGGATCTGATTATATTAATGTCTCGTTAATAGGCGCCACTCTTTTAGTCAATGTCGTAGCGCTGTCAGCGATATTATTCAGATGGGCAGAGTATGGGATAACTGTAAATAGGGTGGTAGTGGCTGGTGCAAATCTCCTTATATTTATCCATCTTATATTACTATTAAGCGAGTACATCGGTCATATTAGGCGGGGAAATGGTTTGGGTAAACTTGAAGTTGTAGTCGCAAAATACCTTCCGGTATATACGCTATGGTCACTTATAGTCGCAGTATTATTGCCTATGGTGTTTTGGTTTAAGTAAATAGCCTAACGCCCGTTTGCATTTGAGCGCTTTTAGCTCTGGCCAAAAAAGACCGGCCTCCACCAAAATAGCCAAATGAAACGGGCTTTAGGGTTGCGCAATTGGACAGCGAGCACTTCGTTTTGTCTGCCGTTTATAGCGGAGTCCATACATCGCTTACGATAGATTAGCGGTTAAAGCTGTAAGTGAGGCTTTGTAGAATCCCGTTGTTTTTAATGGTGAAGTCATACCCCTTATAAAAGATTTGAGGAAAGTACATTTCAACGGTAGATTGTAATAATGTGCCATTGTTTTAAAGTGGTTTGTTGGTAAGCCACACAAAACCATAAGGCGGTAATTGCACGTCGTCGTGTAAATTGGTAAATATTTTTCCGCTATTTAGATCTGTCCATTCGTCGAGGCTGATGAGGTTGATGCTCGACAGGGGTATGGCGATGGTGTTACTACTGATGTTATGAATGCAAAAAATGCTTTGTTCTCGTTTTAAGCTTTGGCGCCAGAAAGCGAAAATGTCATCACCTAGGTGTAAGGTGAATTGCGTTGCGTTTGGATGAAATGCAGGTTGTTTAATTCTCACCGAAATGAGCGCTTTCATTTTAGTAAATACTGTCGAGTGATGGCTGTAGCCATCGTCGAGTTTCTCGCTTATCTCGTTGATGTTCCATTTGTAGCGGTTGATGGTGCGATTGTGATTTGTTAGCTGCACACCCTCGGTATAATTATTCGTGCCCAATAGACTGTGGATGTAAATAGCGGGCACACCTTCTAGCGATAGCATAATCGCATGGGCACATAAAAATCGTTCTATTTGCCATTTGTCTGGCCCGTTTATTGTTCCTTCTAAGGCATCAAAAAGCGTTACATTTATTTCGTAAGGCTTGCTTCTACCACCTTCGGTTGCACGCCACGACACTCTTGCCCCAAAGCCTTGTAAAGCATTAACCATTTCGTCGATGTCTGTCTCACTTAATAATCCCTCGGCTGGTCGTAGGCCAATGCCATCGTGGGAGGCAATAAAGTTTAAGTAAAACGTACCCATTTGCGCGGGCGGCATACTCATTTGCCATTTTTTTAGGTGTGTACCGTTACCGGTTAGCAGGGCGTGCAATAGAAGTGGTGGGAGCGAAAAGTTGTACACCGCGTGCGCTTCGTTCGCATTGCCAAAATAAGACAGGTTTTCATGGTTTGGTATGTTGGTTTCGGTAATGATAATGGCGTTGGGTGAATGGTGTTCTATAAGGGTACGAAAAAGGCGTACGAGTTCATGGGTTTTGGGGTGGTTAATGCTCTCGGTACCGATCTCTTTCCATAAAAACGCAACGGCGTCTAATCGAAAGGTGCGTACACCACGGTCTAGGTACAGTTTAATAATGTTTACCATTTCACATAAAACATTGGTGTTGGCAAAATTTAAATCGACTTGATCGTGACTAAAGGTGCACCAGACGTGACGTTTTCCGTCGAGGGTTTCCACTTCACGCAATAGCGGCGAGGTACGTGGGCGAACGACTTGGCTTAAGTCTGTTTCGGGGTCGGCTTCAATAAAATAATCTATGCCGGGCGATTTTCGCTGTTTATAGTTGTCGAACCAGCGGCTTCTACTGGAGCAATGGTTGACGACAAGATCTGACATTAAATTATAGTCTGCGCCGATTTTTTCGATATGAGACCAATCACCCAAAGAGTCGTTTACTTGGGTGTAATCTATTACGGAGAAGCCATCGTCTGAGCTGTAGGGGAAAAACGGCAAGATATGTATACCGTTTATGGTCCCTTTTAATCGTTCATCCATAAAATGGTGCAGTGTATGAAGAGGCTCTTCATCATCGTTTCGCAAAGAGTCGCCATAAGTAATCATGAAAACATCCGACTGATTCCACGAGTTTTCGTGAAGACCTGGTTTCAGGCAGTCTTCGTCTAGCGCCATGATGTGGATGAGTTTTTTGGCAAGCGCCTTACTGGCGTTGTCTTCATAAATAAGTGACAGATGGCTTTCTACCAGAAAATACAGTTCTTTTTGTAACGACGGGTTCATTCTAGAATCGCTCTCTTTTTACTGAGTAAAGTGGCCCAATTGTGATGGTTTATTATTCGCTATATTCGGCCATATCGTCGGCAACGGCTTTATTAATATCGGCTAAAACGTTAGGTATGGCACTGGTCACACGGTTCCAGCAGGGCATAAAAGGTTTTTCCATTGGGTTGTCTAGAAATTTGTGTCCGGCGGTAAGAATGTTTTTTGCAAACATTTCGACGGCTTTTTCTTCTGAGTGTATGTCGAGTTTTAATCCGTTCATACGTGCGTCGTTGTCGTAGGTCTCGACGAAATCTAAGGCGATACGAAAGTAAGTGGCTTTAATGGAGCGGAAGGTTTCGGAGTTGAATACAACGCCGTTTGTGGCGAGTTTTCTAAACAGTGCCTTAGCGATATCGATGGACATTTTGGAGAGGCCACGGGCGGCATCTTCCGGCGATAATTCTTGGTGTTTATGGTCGTAATTGTCGGCAATATCGGCCTGACATAAACGGTTGTTGGCAAAGTTGCGGTGTACTTCTGAGAGCACGCCGATTTCTAATCCCCAGTCGCTGGGTATTCGAATATCACTGATCACATCGGCACGAAATGAGAACTCTCCTGCTAGGGGGTAACGGAAACTGTCTATGTAGTCGAGATAATCGTGTTGGCCTAGTGTTTTTTTAAGTGCGCGTATGAGCGGGGTAACGAGTAGGCGGCTTACGCGGCCGTGAATTTTTCCACTCGCGACGCGGGCGTAATAGCCTTTACAGAATTCGTAGTTGAATGCTGGGTTGGCGACAGGGTAGATGAGCCTAGCGAGCAGGCTGCGGTCGTAGGTGACGATATCGCAATCGTGCAGGGCGATTGATTCGGCGCGGCCTCCTGAGAGTACATAACCAAGGCAAAACCAAACATTGCGGCCTTTCCCCGGCTCTAGCGGTGATAAGCCTTCGTCTTTTAGTCGTTGGTCGATTGCGCGCAGGCGGGGGCCGTCGTTCCAGAGAACTTTGAAGTTTTGGTTGAGTGGTTTAAAGAATTTCAGTGCGTATCGATACTCTTCTTCCGTTGCTTGATCTAGCCCGATAACAATTTCATCAAGATAATCAACTTTACTAAGTTCGTTAACGATATTTGGCAGCGCATCACCTTCCAGCTCAGAAAACAGCGAGGGCAGTACGAGGCTCATTGGGCGGCTTTTTGAAAAGCTGCGTAGCTCGTCTTCCATTGCTTCGATAGGGCGTTGGTGTAGGTTGTGCAATGTTGTGATTATGCCGTTCTGATGAAAGTCAGCCATGAATAATTCCTTGTCTATTTTTTATTGGATAAGTGTACTAATAGCTTCGTGCCAGCCAATAGGCCCGTAGCCTTGTGTGTGCAGGGCCTTGCCAAGCGGTGCAATGGTGGGGTAATCGTGAGTAGGTGAACGCACAACGACGGCATAATCGGCGATATTCAGCATGTCGATATCATTCGGGCCGTCTCCCAATGCTATTAATTTTGTTGGTAGATTGTTTATTGATTGCTGAAAGTCGCGGCACCAGGCAATAGCTTTGCCTTTGTCTGTTTGCCCGAGTACA is a genomic window of Teredinibacter purpureus containing:
- the lgt gene encoding prolipoprotein diacylglyceryl transferase, which produces MIWNFDPVLFSYGPISIHWYGAIFAFAITAGFLIAKNMFRIENRPQQNLDNLLVYVVAGVIIGARLAHCFFYDPQYYLSNPVKILTIWEGGLASHGGGLGAITGILVYSKKYKVSFIWLLDRIVIPAALFGFFVRIANFLNSEVVGSKLVAPWAITFEKLDGIPRHPAQLYEATGYLMIFLLLFFLYTKTKIRVYPGAIAGGFLTMTFTVRFFVEFVKEPQASYSLDFSLNTGQILSLPFMVIGAVVLISTGLRARNGL
- a CDS encoding glycosyltransferase family protein — translated: MADFHQNGIITTLHNLHQRPIEAMEDELRSFSKSRPMSLVLPSLFSELEGDALPNIVNELSKVDYLDEIVIGLDQATEEEYRYALKFFKPLNQNFKVLWNDGPRLRAIDQRLKDEGLSPLEPGKGRNVWFCLGYVLSGGRAESIALHDCDIVTYDRSLLARLIYPVANPAFNYEFCKGYYARVASGKIHGRVSRLLVTPLIRALKKTLGQHDYLDYIDSFRYPLAGEFSFRADVISDIRIPSDWGLEIGVLSEVHRNFANNRLCQADIADNYDHKHQELSPEDAARGLSKMSIDIAKALFRKLATNGVVFNSETFRSIKATYFRIALDFVETYDNDARMNGLKLDIHSEEKAVEMFAKNILTAGHKFLDNPMEKPFMPCWNRVTSAIPNVLADINKAVADDMAEYSE
- a CDS encoding alpha-amylase family glycosyl hydrolase, with product MNPSLQKELYFLVESHLSLIYEDNASKALAKKLIHIMALDEDCLKPGLHENSWNQSDVFMITYGDSLRNDDEEPLHTLHHFMDERLKGTINGIHILPFFPYSSDDGFSVIDYTQVNDSLGDWSHIEKIGADYNLMSDLVVNHCSSRSRWFDNYKQRKSPGIDYFIEADPETDLSQVVRPRTSPLLREVETLDGKRHVWCTFSHDQVDLNFANTNVLCEMVNIIKLYLDRGVRTFRLDAVAFLWKEIGTESINHPKTHELVRLFRTLIEHHSPNAIIITETNIPNHENLSYFGNANEAHAVYNFSLPPLLLHALLTGNGTHLKKWQMSMPPAQMGTFYLNFIASHDGIGLRPAEGLLSETDIDEMVNALQGFGARVSWRATEGGRSKPYEINVTLFDALEGTINGPDKWQIERFLCAHAIMLSLEGVPAIYIHSLLGTNNYTEGVQLTNHNRTINRYKWNINEISEKLDDGYSHHSTVFTKMKALISVRIKQPAFHPNATQFTLHLGDDIFAFWRQSLKREQSIFCIHNISSNTIAIPLSSINLISLDEWTDLNSGKIFTNLHDDVQLPPYGFVWLTNKPL